A genomic window from Streptomyces broussonetiae includes:
- a CDS encoding TerD family protein, whose amino-acid sequence MSKGSNAPVPITALRVELGWRSGPGVPDADASALLLTAGKVRSAGDFVFYNQPAHSSGAVRHEGKRTAGGQVTDVLGVDLTRVEGAIERIVLAASADGGTFGQVPGLYVEVTDAASGAVVVRFDSPGATSETAFVLGEFYRRQGGWKFRAVAQGYSSGLEGLATDFGITVDEPQHAAPPATAAPHPVVTPPAPVAPPPPPSPASPPVAAQPPAARPVRLSKVTLTKAAPSVSLAKQGGTSGVMRVNLNWQVRKQLSGWGGRWGGGGRGDLDLDLDLCALYELADGRKGVVQALGNAFGSLHRPPYIHLDGDDRTGAVAAGENLTINLDHRQDFRRILVFVTIYEGASSFADLHATVTLQPQHGAAIDFSLDECTVPSTVCALALITNTGGDLLVQREARYLVPERAVSPQRTVDRAYGWGMNWTPGRK is encoded by the coding sequence ATGTCGAAAGGGTCGAACGCGCCGGTGCCGATCACGGCCCTGCGGGTCGAATTGGGCTGGCGCTCCGGTCCCGGCGTGCCCGACGCGGACGCCTCGGCGCTGTTGCTCACCGCCGGAAAGGTCCGATCCGCCGGGGACTTCGTCTTCTACAACCAGCCCGCCCACTCCTCCGGCGCGGTGCGCCACGAGGGCAAACGGACGGCCGGCGGACAGGTCACCGACGTCCTTGGCGTCGACCTCACGCGCGTGGAGGGCGCGATCGAGCGGATCGTCCTCGCCGCCTCCGCCGACGGTGGGACGTTCGGGCAGGTGCCGGGCCTCTATGTCGAGGTGACCGACGCCGCGAGCGGGGCGGTCGTCGTCCGCTTCGACAGCCCCGGCGCGACCTCGGAGACAGCCTTCGTGCTCGGTGAGTTCTACCGCCGCCAGGGCGGCTGGAAGTTCCGCGCCGTCGCCCAGGGCTACAGCAGCGGACTCGAAGGCCTGGCAACGGACTTCGGGATCACCGTGGACGAACCCCAGCACGCCGCACCGCCCGCCACGGCGGCCCCGCACCCGGTGGTCACGCCTCCCGCGCCCGTGGCGCCCCCGCCCCCGCCCTCGCCCGCGTCCCCTCCGGTCGCCGCCCAGCCGCCCGCGGCCCGGCCGGTCCGCCTGTCCAAGGTCACCCTCACGAAGGCCGCACCCTCCGTCTCGCTCGCCAAACAAGGCGGAACGTCCGGTGTCATGCGGGTGAACCTCAACTGGCAGGTCCGCAAACAGCTTTCGGGCTGGGGCGGCCGCTGGGGAGGCGGCGGCCGTGGCGACCTCGACCTCGACCTCGACCTGTGCGCCCTGTACGAACTCGCCGACGGCCGCAAGGGCGTCGTCCAGGCGCTCGGCAACGCCTTCGGATCACTGCACCGGCCCCCGTACATCCATCTCGACGGCGACGACCGCACCGGAGCCGTGGCCGCCGGGGAGAACCTCACCATCAACCTGGACCACCGGCAGGACTTCCGGCGCATCCTCGTCTTCGTCACGATCTACGAGGGCGCCAGCTCCTTCGCCGACCTGCATGCCACCGTCACCCTGCAGCCCCAGCACGGCGCAGCGATCGACTTCTCGCTCGACGAGTGCACGGTCCCCTCCACCGTGTGCGCGCTCGCGCTGATCACGAACACCGGCGGCGATCTCCTGGTGCAGCG
- a CDS encoding DUF6643 family protein yields MTSPRSTYGGGYYSASFPDTPIYDSLVAERGTPQIAPIRVPAAYDTGSNLPALPSALPALPAAPSPQVPAYGYPQTPQPAPLQQAPTAYIPQQASAPRGYPGPQAQQPQRPMGTGTGYEAMRPASPRPGPAPYQDPYNNQQYRGY; encoded by the coding sequence ATGACCTCCCCCCGCTCCACTTATGGTGGCGGCTACTACTCCGCCTCCTTCCCGGACACCCCGATCTACGACTCCCTCGTCGCCGAGCGGGGCACCCCGCAGATCGCTCCGATCCGGGTCCCCGCCGCCTACGACACGGGCAGCAACCTGCCCGCCCTGCCGTCGGCACTGCCCGCCCTCCCGGCGGCCCCCTCCCCGCAGGTCCCCGCCTACGGTTACCCGCAGACGCCGCAGCCCGCACCGCTGCAGCAGGCGCCCACCGCCTACATCCCGCAGCAGGCGAGCGCCCCGCGGGGTTACCCCGGCCCGCAGGCCCAGCAGCCCCAGCGCCCGATGGGGACGGGCACGGGATACGAGGCCATGCGCCCGGCCTCGCCGCGGCCCGGTCCTGCTCCCTACCAGGACCCGTACAACAACCAGCAGTACCGCGGCTACTGA
- a CDS encoding MOSC domain-containing protein yields MGHAEVQSIHIHPVKAFRGFAPREAVVEPWGLTGDRRWTLIDDGGKVVTQREQPRLALAAAELLTGGGVRLSAPGRTPLTVPVPQPAGTMPVSVFGTKVEAVPATAQAHAWCSDYLGADVRLVHMDDPATRRPVDPAYALPGETVSFADGYPLLVATAASLDALNSWLAEGAHAHEGPLPMNRFRPNLVIAGTEPWAEDHWSRIAVGEVLFRVAKPSGRCVVTTVDQDTAVRGREPLLTLARHRKIGSKLVFGQNLVPLSPGTIRLGDRVRVLE; encoded by the coding sequence ATGGGACACGCCGAGGTGCAGTCGATCCACATTCATCCGGTCAAGGCGTTCCGGGGATTTGCGCCCCGGGAGGCTGTGGTGGAGCCCTGGGGGCTGACCGGGGACCGACGCTGGACACTGATCGACGACGGGGGAAAGGTCGTCACACAGCGCGAGCAGCCGCGCCTCGCGCTGGCCGCCGCCGAGCTTCTGACCGGCGGCGGCGTCCGTCTGTCCGCACCCGGCCGAACGCCGTTGACGGTGCCGGTGCCCCAGCCGGCCGGGACCATGCCGGTGAGTGTGTTCGGCACCAAAGTGGAGGCGGTCCCGGCCACGGCGCAGGCGCATGCCTGGTGCAGCGACTATCTCGGCGCGGACGTCCGCCTGGTGCACATGGACGATCCGGCCACCCGTCGCCCCGTCGACCCCGCGTACGCCCTGCCCGGTGAGACGGTGAGCTTCGCCGACGGCTATCCCCTGCTGGTCGCCACGGCGGCCTCCCTCGACGCCCTCAACTCCTGGCTGGCGGAAGGCGCTCACGCCCACGAGGGCCCGCTGCCGATGAACCGCTTCCGGCCCAATCTCGTCATCGCAGGCACCGAGCCCTGGGCCGAGGACCACTGGTCACGGATCGCGGTCGGCGAGGTGCTCTTCCGCGTCGCGAAGCCGAGCGGCCGGTGCGTGGTCACCACCGTCGACCAGGACACCGCCGTACGCGGCCGGGAACCCCTGCTCACCCTGGCCCGCCACCGCAAGATCGGCTCGAAGCTGGTCTTCGGCCAGAACCTGGTCCCGCTCTCGCCCGGCACGATCAGGCTGGGGGACCGGGTCCGGGTGCTGGAGTGA